A single region of the Anas platyrhynchos isolate ZD024472 breed Pekin duck chromosome 6, IASCAAS_PekinDuck_T2T, whole genome shotgun sequence genome encodes:
- the LOC101797540 gene encoding solute carrier family 2, facilitated glucose transporter member 9-like isoform X6 translates to MAPGPPLPARCPSEAGRPPDSSSSCLGASNESRGHPGGLPFSPFPSPSFFQVKMGEESEAAGLPSTPPPHPLSADSSLSAADGKGTPDPSRGITRRLTFPLLSVTLLVSFGSSMLYGYNLAVVNSPAVHIKDFYNTTWSQRYGHGLAPGPLTLLYSLTVSTFALGGLGGSLLVGLLVAHYGRRGTLSRSSLLVLLAGGFMGFSRELGSPEMVIIGRSITGLHAGICLSVVPLYLGEIAPKNLRGFLGLMPSIFICLGVFSAQVLGLPELLGKERYWPLFLAVVVVPASLQLLLLHCFPESPRYLLIEKNDVCGATEALRRFLGTPDVQDAVQEMKEEQRSLSSVETTSVGQLLRDRTVRWQTLSVAVVNAGMQLSGIDAIWFYTNTIFENAGIPRSQIPYTTVGTGAIEVVAGLIGCFTIEKLGRRPLIITGFCAMGVCSAGITLCLLLQTALPWMRYVAVACVVGIIAGFCMGPGTGPGGALGWDGHPQDIAAPSCPPHPCCLPVPRCQPEPFATWFSAASACWWPSTSTSSSPRPRTKPSWRSAAPSPPAAPSCRPAAGPR, encoded by the exons ATGGCCCCAGGGCCACCCCTACCTGCAAGGTGCCCCAGCGAGGCGGGGAGGCCCCCGgactcctcctccagctgcttaGGAGCCTCCAATGAGTCCCGGGGACACCCAGGCggcctccccttctctcccttcccctctccctccttcttccaAGTGAAAATGGGAGAGGAGAGCGAGGCAGCGGGGCTGCCTTCCAcccctcctcctcatcctctctCAGCTGATTCCAGCCTCAGCGCAGCGGATGGAAAAGGGACCCCAGACCCCAGCAGGGGCATCACCAGG cgCCTCACCTTCCCCCTGCTCTCGGTCACCCTCCTGGTGTCCTTCGGCTCCTCCATGCTCTACGGCTACAACCTGGCCGTGGTGAACTCGCCGGCGGTG CACATAAAGGATTTCTACAACACCACCTGGTCCCAGCGCTACGGGCACGGGCTGGCCCCCGGCCCCCTCACCCTCCTCTACTCCCTGACCGTCTCCACCTTCGCCCTGGGCGGGCTGGGGGGCTCCTTGCtggtggggctgctggtggcacaCTACGGCAG GAGAGGCACCCTCAGCCGTAGCTCTCTGCTCGTCCTCCTGGCCGGGGGCTTCATGGGCTTCAGCCGGGAGCTGGGGTCCCCCGAGATGGTGATCATCGGCCGCTCCATCACAGGGCTCCACGCAG GTATCTGTCTGAGCGTGGTGCCCCTCTACCTGGGAGAAATCGCCCCCAAAAACCTGCGGGGCTTCCTGGGCCTCATGCCCAGCATCTTCATCTGCCTGGGGGTTTTCTCCGCGCAGGTGCTGGGCCTCCCGGAGCTGCTGGGCAAG GAGAGGTACTGGCCCCTGTTCCTGGCCGTGGTGGTggtccctgcctccctccagctcctgctgctgcactgcttcCCCGAGAGCCCGCGGTACCTGCTCATAGAGAAGAATGACGTCTGTGGGGCCACAGAGG CTCTGCGCCGGTTCCTGGGGACGCCCGACGTGCAGGACGCGGTGCAGGAGATGAAGGAGGAGCAGCGCTCGCTCTCCTCGGTGGAAACCACGTCCGTCGGGCAGCTGCTGCGGGACCGCACCGTGCGCTGGCAAACGCTCTCGGTGGCGGTGGTGAACGCCGGCATGCAGCTCTCAGGGATCGATGCT ATCTGGTTTTACACCAACACCATCTTCGAGAACGCGGGCATCCCCCGGTCCCAGATCCCCTACACCACCGTGGGCACTGGAGCCATAGAGGTCGTGGCAGGGTTGATTGGG TGCTTCACCATCGAGAAGCTGGGCCGGCGGCCCCTCATCATCACCGGTTTCTGCGCCATGGGTGTCTGCTCGGCGGGCATcaccctctgcctgctgctgcag ACCGCCCTGCCCTGGATGCGCTACGTCGCCGTCGCCTGCGTGGTCGGCATCATCGCCGGCTTCTGCATGGGACCAG GTACTGGcccggggggggctctgggaTGGGACGGGCACCCccaggacatcgcagcacccTCCTGTCCgccccatccctgctgtctCCCCGTCCCCAGATGTCAGCCGGAGCCTTTTGCTACCTGGTTTTCTGCGGCGTCTGCCTGCTGGTGGCCCTCTACGTCCACCTCGTCGTCCCCGAGACCAAGAACAAAACCTTCGTGGAGATCAGCCGCACCTTCGCCGCCCGCCGCGCCGTCCTGCCGGCCTGCCGCGGGGCCACGCTGA